The stretch of DNA AGCCGGCCTGCGCCACGGGGCCGTACTTCTCGTAGCCCGTGCCACCATGCAAGAGCACCGGTTTAGCAGGTGTGGTAGTAAGGTTGATGGCGTGACCTTTGTGCGCGGCCATGCGAGCCTGCAGATGGTAGCTACCCTCCTGGCCAGTCAGCGTCCAGCGCTGAGCCTGTTTTTGGGTGGCTAGGTTGATAGGCAGGCTTTCGGGCAGGAGCTGAGGTAGGCGCTCTACTTTATAGTCATAGCGAAATTCCTGGGTTTTGGGGTCGGAGATGGCGAAGTTGACCATCTGCCAGTCCTTTTTGCCGGTCAGGTTGAAGTGGAAGAACACGTACTCCACCCCGAACACCTCGCCGGTAACTTTATCGCGCAGGTGGCCGGTGAAGTACCACCACTCCAGGGAGTTTTGCTTGTGCACGGCTTCCTCCAGGGGCAGTTGAGCCCGCTCGTTGAAGACGTCGTACTTATTGGTAGGCTTGAGGGCGCAGCCGGCGGCTGCAAACAGCAGAATCAGAAAGGCCAGAATACTATGCTTCATACCCCGGAATAAGGCTTTTCTAGGGCAAAAGGTTTGCTAGGCCACTAGCTTAGAGCTGCCGAAAGGGCCGGGTGAGGCGGTACCAAAGGCTGCGGGGCGAGTACCAACTTTCAAACTCTCCCTTGACATCTGCGTCCAAAGAAAGATGGAGTGGTTCTTCAGGATTGGCTATTACTTCCTTGGTGACAAAGCCAACACTGTGAATAGAAAGCAGAATGGGGCCCAATTGCCCGGCAGGCAGAAGTAGCTCAAACGTTCCATCACTATTCGTGGAGGTACCCACGGTTGTACCTTTGAGCAGCACCGTTACGCCGGGTAGCGCGGTGGCCGAGGAGTGGTCAAGGATACGGCCGCGCACCATAAGTGGCGGAAGTGACAGAGTCGGGGTTGAGAAAGCCGGCTGAGCCACCATGCCTAAGGTAATACTTCGTTGTATCCGGACGGGGGGTGCCTGTTGAGCAACTGCTATGGGTGCTGCGGCTGCGCCTAGGCCTATCAACGCTACCAGCGCCATCCAGCGCCCACGCCACATTGTATCTGACGCCGGTGCTACTATCCCCAACGTCCGGTTCAATTGATCAGCCCGAAAACGTCCGCAACTTTTACCCGCCGACTGCCCTAGAAAGGCTACAATCTCGGCATCTGTCATGCGGGTAAAATCAACTACTACTTTATCACAGGCAGCGCAGTGGCGGCCCTGGGCGGCGGGCGTCATCGTCTGCCAGTTCTCGTGGCAGGGCTTCGGAATAGAGAGGGTAGAGCGAGTAGGCATACAGCAGCGGGTTGGTTTTGCTGTGTTGATGCTACGCTAGGCCACTTTCCATAAGGGCGGAGAAATTTCTTCGAAAAAAGGAAGAAAGCCTACAGGTTTACCCCTTGGTTAAGAGGGCCGTTACACCTAGCGGCGTGCAGCCCCACGCATTATTCTGTATCTTTTGCCCCCTTAACCTCTCACATCAGCCCCTTGTCTACACCTCTTCCGCCCTCGCGCCTCAGCGGCCTGTTTCGCCGCAAAAGCCTCGACGATATTCTGCACAACCCACCCGCCGACGCCGAAGGCCACAGCCATGGTGGCCTAGAGCGTCACCTCACCGTCCGCGACCTGACTTCGCTGGGCATTGCGGCCGTAATTGGGGCCGGTATCTTCAGCACCATTGGCAACGCCTCACACGACGGTGGGCCGGCCGTGTCGCTGCTGTTTGTATTTACGGCTATTGCCTGCGCCTTCTCGGCCCTGTGCTACGCGCAGTTTGCGGCTACCATCCCAGTAAGCGGCTCGGCCTATACCTATGCCTATGCCTCCTTCGGGGAGCTGGCCGCCTGGATTATCGGCTGGGCCCTGATTATGGAGTATGCGGTGGGCAACATTGTGGTAGCCATATCCTGGTCAGATTACTTTACCGGCTTACTACAAGGTATAGGAGTTAACGTACCCATCTGGCTAACCATGGGGATGCAAAGTGCTCATAAACACTACAATGAAGTGCTGGAGCTGATGCAGTCGGGTAAGCCGCTGGCCGACGCCTCGGCGGCGCAGCTGGAAGGCTACCGGGCCTGGAGCGCGGCTCCGGAGCTGCCGGGTGGCCTACGCCTCGTCCTCGACCTGCCCGCTGGCCTCATTACCCTGGCCATTACGGCGCTGGTGTACGTGGGCATCAAGGAATCTAAAAATGCCTCTAACCTGCTGGTTGCCCTGAAGTTAGTGGTGGTGGCCGTGGTAATTTTGGTAGGTGCCTTCTACGTGCAGCCCGAAAACTGGAGCCCTTTCGCCCCAAACGGCATTGGCGGGGTACTCAAAGGAGTATCGGCAGTGTTCTTCGCGTACATCGGTTTCGATGCTATTTCGACCACGGCGGAAGAGTGTAAAAATCCCCAGCGTGACCTGCCCCGGGCTATGATTTACGCCCTCATCATCTGCACCATTCTCTACGTGATTATCACGCTGGTACTCACGGGCATGGTGAACTACAAGGAGCTGGCCGTCGGCGACCCCCTGGCCTACGTATTCAATAAAGTAGGGGTGAAGTGGCTGGGCGGCGTGGTAGCCGTGTCGGCGGTGCTGGCCATGGCCTCGGTGCTGCTGGTGTTCCAGATTGGGCAGCCCCGCATCTGGATGACCATGTCGCGCGACGGATTGCTGCCCCCCGTATTCTCGCGGGTGCACCCCAAGTTTCACACACCCTCGTTCAGCACCATCGTCACGGGCTTCTTTGTAGGCGTGCCGGCCATGCTGCTGAATATGGACCTGGTAATCGACCTGACGAGTATCGGTACTCTGTTTGCGTTTGCGCTGGTGTGCGGCGGTATTCTGATTATTGACCCGCTAGGCCAGTCGAATGCCCGGTTTAAGGTGCCCTACATCAATGGGCAGTTTCTGGTGCCACTGGTGCTGATAGTGGGTGCCGTGCTGCTGTTCCTCTATAATCAGGCGGGTATTCAGGAATTTCAGCAGGCGCTAAGCAGCGGCTACGAGGAAGGCCGCCACTACATCCCGATGCTGGTGTTCTTTGGGTTTTGCTTTTTGCTGGCGTGGCTGTCGTTCCGCAAGCGTCTTTCGCTGCTGCCGGTGCTGGGCTTGCTCACCAACCTCTACCTCATGACCCAGCTCGGCATCAACAACTGGCTGTTGTTCTTTGGCTGGCTGATTATCGGGCTGGCGCTGTACTTCAACTACGGCTTCAAAAACAGCAAGCTGGGGTTACGACTAGCGCCAAACGGCGCCCGTCTAAGCTAGCCTAGGCCCTGCTCAGCAAGTCGCTTTGCCTACCCAAACGCCCCGGTTGCTAATCAAGTAGCCGGGGCGTTTGGTGTTGCGACCAAGGCGGTTGAAAGTTGTTCCGCGAAGCTCATGGCTGTAACTTGAATGCTCTGCTGCTGTATCCCTCCCTCGGCAATTCTTATGGACTCAGATTCTTCGGTTTTTCCTGCTACCCCTACGCAATCCACTACCATTTCCCTTGCTGCCCGCCTGGAGGCCTCCCGTCAGGAGCTGCTAGACCTGGGTCTGCGTAATCCGCTGCTTAACTTTCGGCTTTCCAAAGCCCAGGGCGTGGCCGTAGTGCAGGAAGACGCTGCGCTGGTATATGAGGTGCTGGTGAGCCAGGGGAAAACTATGTACTTCCAGGCCGCCCCGGAGCCTCGTAAGAATATACTTTCTGCTACTACTGAACCGCTTGGTGAATCCGCCGCGGAAGAAGCCGCTGCCGTTACGCCGCTGCCGGAGATTACCGCGGAGGAGCGCCAGGCCTTGCTTACCGATAATAAGCTGCAAACCGCTGAGCCGCTGGTTAAGCTGGAGAGCCGCTTGCTCAACACCTATTACACCGCCCGAACCAGCCTGGAAGAGCAGGGCGTGAACATTCTATACCTGGCACTGGGCATGCTGACCTGGTACGAGGCCGAGAGCAGCGAGGAGGCTCGCCAAGCGCCGCTGGTGCTGGTACCCGTACTGCTGGAGCGTGGCACCGCAGCCGAGCGGTTTAAGCTACGCTACACCGGAGCCGAAATTGAGAGTAACCTGTCCTTGCAAACCAAGCTGAAGGCTGGCTTTGGGGTGGTGCTGCCGCCGCTGGAGGAGGAAACGGCGCTGCCCGACTACTATGCCGCCGTGGGCGCTGGCGTGGCCGGGTTTCCGCGCTGGCAGGTAGAGCCCAACCGCATTGCGCTGGGCTTCTTCTCCTTCGGTAAGTTCATGCTTTACCGCGACCTGGACCCTGCCACCTGGCCTGGAGGTGCCACTCTGCTCGACCATCCGGCCATTGAGGCACTCCTGGGCACGGCCACCGGTTTCCACGACGCGGCCCCCACGGTGAGCGACACCGCCTTTCTCGACAACGAAAGCACCGCCCACGAGCTGCACCAAGTACTGGATGCCGACAGCTCCCAACTGCTGGCGCTGCTGGCGGTGCAGGAAGGACGTAACCTGGTAGTGCAGGGCCCGCCCGGCACCGGGAAGTCGCAGACCATTGCCAACCTGCTGGCGGAAGCCATTGGGGCAGGCAAGAAGGTGTTGTTTGTAGCAGAAAAGATGGCCGCTTTGGAGGTGGTAAAGCGCCGCTTAGATGCCCTGGGCCTGGGCGCGGCCTGCCTGGAGCTACATAGCCACAAGGCCAACAAAAAAGCCCTGCACGACGAGCTGCGCCAGACCCTAAGCCTGGGTCGCCCCGCTGCCGTGGCCAACGTGGAGGACCAGATGGCCCAGCTGCCCCGCTACCGCCAAGCCCTCAACGACTACGCTTTGGCTGTGAATGCGCCCATCGGCCGCAGCCGCCGCACCGCCCAGCAGGTTGCCGGTGAACTATTGCGCCTGGCCGACGAGCGCGGCCCAACGGAGCTGCCGCGTATTGCGTTTTCTGACCTAACCAACTGGACTGATGCCGCCGCTGCCCACACCGAGGCCCTGGCCGCCCGCCTGCAGGCAACGTTGCAGAAACTAGGCTCGCCCAAAGAGTTGCTGTTTTGGGGCAGTGAGCTAACGGTGCTGCTGCCCGCCGAGCAAGCGGCGCTAGCTGCCCGGCTCGACGCAGCGCAGGCCGCTGTGGCCAGCTTGCAGGCCGCGGCTCAAGCTCTGGCAGAACAACTCGGGTTGCCTGTTCCCGAGGAGCGTACGGCGGCTGAGCAGCTTTTACCGGCTGCCCGCCACGCCCAGCTGGCGCCACCTCTGCCTGGAGCGGCCGTAGCAGATGTAGCCTGGCTCCAGCAAGCCAGCCATATTCAAGAAGGTTTAGCGGCCGGACTAGCCTACAAAGCCCTCCGCCAGCAACACGAGGCTACCTTATTGCCCGAAGCCTGGGACCAGCAGCTGCTCATGGAGCGCGCGGCCCTGCTTGCCGCCGGCGACAAGTGGTGGAACTTCCTCAGCGGTGAATACCGGCGGGCCCGCAAGCGCCTTCAGAGCTTCTGGCGTGGCCCGTTACCCAAAGAGTCAAGCGGAATAATCACGGTCATCGATGCTATTCATGAAGCTGCCCGCTACGCTAAAGCCATAACAGAAATAAGTGGCCTAGGTCAGCAGCTCTTTGGGGTGAGCTGGCAGGGAGAACGTTCCGACTGGCCTACGCTGCTCAAAACGCAGGCGTATTTAACTCTCACGCATCAGCGGATTGCTCGCGGTGAGTTGCCGGGCGCTTTACTGGCCTATCTGCAAGGCGAAACTAACCCTGGTGAGATAGTAGAGCCACTGGCAGCTCTAGAAACTGCCCTAGTACTGCACAGAACAACTGTGCAGGCTGTAGCCGATGCGCTGCAGCTTAATGAAATGCGCCGCTTTGGGCCGGCGGGTCGGTTGCAGTTTCAGCCGTTTGAAACTCAGCAGCGCATTTTAGCCGCCTGGGCTGCCGACGTACCCGCCTTGCGCCTGACTACCGAGTGGAACAACGTAGCCGCAGCCGTGCAAACTGAGCAGCTGCCGGAGCTTCTGCTGCTGGCCGAAAGCTGGCCCCATGCCCCACGGTTACTGGCTGCAGCCGTGCGCCAAACCTGGCTTGAGCACCTGCAGCGCCAAGCCTACAAGCAGCACCCCGCCCTCCGGCAATTTGAGCGGGCCAGCCACGAGGAAACCGCCGCCCGCTTCCGTCAGGCCGATCAGGACTCGCTCTACCACAACCGCATTCGGGCCCTGCGCCAGCATTATGAAGGTTTGCCGCACCCGCAGGCGGGTGGGCAAATGCTCTTGCTACGCAATGAATTTGCTAAAAAGACTCGCCATTTGCCCCTGCGCAAGCTTATGCAGCAAGCCGGGCGAGCCGTGCAGGCTATTAAGCCGGTGTTCATGATGTCACCGCTGTCGGTAGCCAATTATCTGCCCCCGGGAGCAGTGGAGTTTGATTTGGTGGTGTTCGACGAAGCTTCGCAGGTGAAGCCCGTAGACGCGCTGGGGGCTATTGCGCGGGGTAAGCAGTTGGTAGTAGTCGGCGACTCTAAACAGCTGCCGCCCACATCCTTTTTCGACTCACTGACTGGTAGCGGGGAAGAAGCCGACGAGGAAAATGTGACGGCTGACATCCAGAGTATTCTGGAGCTGTGCAAAGCCCGCCAGATGCCCGAGCGGATGTTGCGCTGGCACTACCGGAGCCTACACCAGTCGCTGATTGCGGCCTCCAACCACCTGTCTTACGAAGACAAACTGGTAATTTTTCCTAGTCCGGGCGGGCAAGGACAGCTGGGGTTGGTGTATCATCACTTGCCCACTACGCACTATGAGCGGGGTACCACGCGCACAAACCCGCTGGAGGCGCAGGCCGTGGCAGAAGCCGTGTTGCACCACGCCCGCACTACGCCGCGCCTCACGTTGGGTGTAGTAGCCTTCAGTACGGCGCAGCGCCAGGCCATTCAGGACGCCCTGGAAAAGCTGCGCCGCCAGCACCCCGAAACCGAGGCCTTTTTTAACCGCCACCCCCACGAGCCCTTCTTCATCAAGAACCTGGAAAACGTGCAGGGTGATGAGCGCGACGTTATCCTGATTAGCGTAGGCTACGGGCGTACCAAAGAGGGCTACCTGACCATGAGCTTCGGGCCTTTGAATGGGGAAGGGGGTGAACGGCGGCTGAACGTGCTTATCACCAGGGCCAAGCAGCGCTGCGAGGTATTCACCAACCTCACCGCCGATGATCTGGACCTTACGCGTACCCGCGCTAAGGGCGTGGCCGCGCTCAAGACCTTCCTGAACTTCGCTCAGCACGGGCGCCTGAACCAGAACGAAGAAACCGGCCGCGAAATGGAGTCGCCGTTTGAGGAAGCGGTGTACCGGGCCCTCACCGCCCATGGCTATACCGTGCGCCCCCAAATCGGCAGCCAGGGCTTTTACATTGATTTAGCGGTAGTAGACCCCGATCAGCCCGGCCGCTACGTGCTGGGTATTGAGTGCGACGGGGCCATGTACCACTCGGCCCGCTCGGCCCGCGACCGGGACCGGCTGCGCCAGCAGGTGCTGGAGGCCGTGGGCTGGCGCCTGCACCGCATCTGGAGCACCGACTGGTTTCGGGATCCACAGCGCGAAACGGAACGCGTGGTGCAGGCCATCGAAGAAGCCCGCCGCCGCGCCGCCCAGGATGACTCCGACGAGCCAGAAGAAACCGAAGCAGCACTGGAAGCCACCGGTGCCAGTATTGAGCGCGAAGAGCTTTCCGCCACCCAAACCATGGCCGAGCCCTACCAAGTGGCGCAGCTACCGGCCGCCGTAGGCCACCGCGAGCTGCACCAGCACAGCCTAGGCCAGTTAGCCAACTGGCTCACCCAGATAGTTCGGATAGAAAGCCCGATTCATCTCGACGAAGCCACCCGCCGCTTGGCCCAAGCCAGCGGTGCCACCCAAGTTGGAGCCCGCATGCGTAAAGCCGGCCGCGATGCGGCGCTGCTGGCTACTAACCTGCGCCACCTGCGCCAGCAGGGCGACTTCCTCTGGGACATCAGCATGCAGCAACCGCCCCTGCGCGACCGAAGCAACCTGCCCGCCATTTCGCGCAAGCTACCCTTTGTAGCCCCCGAGGAGCTGGCTCGCGCCCTGCGCACCGTAGTAGAGCAAAGCTTCGCCCTACCCCGCGAGGCGGTGTTTCTGCCCACCGTCCGCCTGCTGGGCTTCAGCCGCCTCTCCGACGATATGCGCCAACAGCTAGAACCTGCCCTTACTGGCCTATTGGAACGAGGTGAGATTGAAGAAGTAAACGGCATTCTGCGCCCGATCTAACCCAAAACAGCTCAGCGCCCTCTGCGAAATCCTCTGCGCACCTCTGCGGGAACCCTTACCAGAACAACCGTGCTTCCTCCCGGCGAAACCATGCTACTCACGCTCCGCCTGGCCGGCTCCGTGCCGCAAAAAGCCGCTCGCGAACTGCACGCCCAGCACATAGCTGCCAAACAAGCCGCTGCTTCTGCGGAAGCGCACCGCCGTGCCGAGAAGCAGTTCTTCGCCGGGTTCGATGCTCTGCTAGACGCCCGCACCGTAGGACCAGACTATCTAACAAAGGAAAAGTTGGCCGAAATGGTAGCCGGGGAATTGCTGATGCTGGAGGAGCAGGGGCTGCGGGTGCCATGCTTCGTGGTGCTTCCTAATCACTTGCACGCGGTGCTACACCTGCCGCTAGGCCAGTCGGTGTCATTGTACAAAACGGTAGAGCTGCTCCACCAGCGCACTGCTGCCCAGGCCCGGCGCCTGTTACGCGGCCAGCTCCCACCCGAAGCTGATTTCTGGCAAACCGGCTTCCATGAGCTACCCGTGCTGGATGCCGTCGAACTTGACCGCATCCGGCAGTATCTACTAGGCCACCCCCAGCGCCTAGCTCTACCCGAGCGGTTTCACGACTGGCCGTATGTATTTATTGGTGACGAGGTACAGGAGTGATGAGGTGAAAAAAGAAGCACGTTATCCTGCACTACACTCCGCACAACGTTCTATTTCATGCCTGTTACAGTTCACCTCTTCACTTCATAACCTAACTTACTTCGCCCGGTGGATGATGGCTACGCTGACCAGGATAATGAGCATACCCAGCAGGTGCCAGAGGTTGAACTGCTCGCCATCAAGCAAACCCCATCCGAGGGCCATAATGGGCACTAAATAGGTATTGGAAGCTGCAAATAGCGCCGTGGAGCTTTGGATGAGCTTGTTGAACAGCACCATGGCTACGGCCGTGCTCATGGTAGCTAGCAGCGCGATATAGCCGAAGGCCGTCCAGGCGCCGGGCACGGTAGCCAGCTTATGCAGGAACTGGGTGCCCAGCAGCAGGTATGCCAAGGCCGGCCCGCCAATGAACAGCAGCAAGAGCCCGGTAATTGCTACCGAAGGAATACCATTGAAGTGGTGCTTGATAATGTTGACGCTGAAGCCGTAGCCCAACGTGGCCAGTACAATGTATAGTCCATACCAAGCATTACTTTCGCCACTTGGCGTAGCATCCCCGCCGCTGCCACCCAGCAGCATGAGCACTACGGTACCGGCCAGGCCTAGGCCTATGCCAAACACTCGTAGGCCAGTCAGCTTCTGCCCAAAGAAGGCCGCGCCTACCACCAGGGTAAAAACTGCCGTAAGCGCATTTAGTACTCCCGCTAGGCCAGAAGCCATTCGGGTTTCCGCGTAAGCAAACAGGAAGGCCGGAATGAGCGTGCCCACCACGCCGCTCAGCACCAGCCACTTAAACCGGCTGCGCTCTACTTTGCCAATATGCTTTAGGGCAAATGGCAGCAGCAGTAGTGCCGCTACGCTCACCCGCGTGGCCCCTAGCTCCAGGGCTGAAAAGACTACCAACCCCTTCTTCATCAAAATAAACGAAGTGCCCCAAATAGTAGCCAAAACAATCAGCAGCACCCAGGCTGAGGCCGGCGTGCGGTGGGGCGGCGGTGGGGCCACGGTCGGGGAGCCAGGAGCGGACGTTACGGCCGGGGCCGGGGCGGTAGGCATGCGGGGGAGGAATGTAGAAGTAGAAGGGTGTAGAGCAGCAAAAAGAACGTCATGCTGAGCTTGCCGAAGCATCTCTCCTAGCTAACTTCTCTTGATTAACCAGCGGGACAGATGCTTCGGCAAGCTCAGCATGACGTACGGGTTACCCCACCAGCACCGGCTCGGCGGCAATAATTTCGTCCATGATGGCGTGGATTTCCGCGGGGTCGTTGGTGTCAACGAGGCGGGTGCGCCACTGGCGGGCTCCTTCCAGGCCCCGGAAGTACTGGGCGTAGTGGCGGCGCATCTCAAACACGCCGGCCCGCGGGCCCTTCCACTCCAGGCTCTTCTCAAAGTGCATGCGGCAAGCCTGTACGCGCTCTTCCACGGTGGGCGGCGCGAGCAGCTCGCCAGTGGCGTTGAAGTGCTTCACCTCCCGGAAAATCCAGGGGTAGCCAATGGCCGCGCGGCCAATCATCACGCCATCAACGCCGTAGCGGTTTTTATACTCCACCGCTTTCTGGGGTGAGTCAATGTCGCCGTTGCCGAAGATGGGGATTTTGATGCGCGGGTTGTTCTTGATGCGACCAATCAGGTCCCAGTCGGCTTCGCCTTTGTACATCTGTACGCGGGTGCGGCCGTGCACCGTCAGGGCCTCAATACCAACATCCTGCAGGCGCTCCGCTACGTCCTCCACGTTTTTAGTGGAGTCGTCCCAGCCCAGGCGGGTTTTTACCGTCACGGGTAGGTGGGTGGCCTTCACTACCGCCGAGGTCATCTCCACCATCTTGGGGATGTCGCGGAGCAGCGCAGCGCCGGCGCCGCGGCAGGCCACCTGCTTCACGGGGCAGCCGTAGTTGATGTCGATAAGGTCGGGGCCGGCTTCGGTGCTGATGCGGGCACACTCGCCCATCGTCTCTACATCGGAGCCAAACAGCTGAATCCCGATGGGACGCTCGTAGTCGAACACATCCAGTTTCTGCCGGCTTTTAGCGGCCGCCCGAATCAGGCCTTCCGAAGAAATAAACTCGGTGTACATCAAATCAGCACCCCCTTCCTTGCACACGGCCCGGAATGGCGGGTCCGAAACGTCCTCCATGGGCGCTAGTAGCAAAGGGAAATCGGGCAAGGCAATGTTGCGGATGTGTACCACGGCAGTCTATTCTAGTATTTTGCGCAAATTTACGACTCTTCCAACTCTTACCACCCCATGAAAGGTTTCGTTTCCAGCCGGTTGCACCCCGCCGTTAACCTTGTGTTGCTGGTAGTGGTAGCGTTTGTGATGTTTTGCCTCTCTAGTTTGCTGATTGCGATATGCAGCAATTTGTTCTTTCACGTGGGGTTGCAGGAGATGGGCAACGTGCAGCAGGCTCCGCAGTCATACCCCAATGGGTGGGGCATCATGATGCTCAGCCAAGGGCTGCTGTTGCTGGGTGGGGTAGGAGGAGCCGCCGCCGTACTGGCCGCCCTAACTGGGCACAAGCTCGCCGACTATTTTGCTCCTCGTAGGCCAGTTCCCGTGTGGTGGGCGCTGGTGGCCATGGCGCTTATTATCATTAGCCTGCCATTTATGTCGGGGCTGATAGACTGGAATACGCACGCTCACTTCCCCGCCTTCCTGCACGACTGGGAAGTGAAGGCCAAAGCCATGGAGGACAAAGCGCAGGTTATCACACGCTTTCTTACTCGGTTCACCTCGCTTACCCGCTTTCTGGTGGCAGTGCTGGTAGTAGCGGTAGTACCGGCGGTTAGTGAGGAGTTGTTTTTTCGCGGCGTTGTGCAGCGTAACCTGGTGCAGTGGTTCAACTCGCGTCACGTGGGTATCTGGCTGGCCGCCGCTATTTTTAGCGCCATTCACTTTCAGTTCTTTGGGTTTGTGCCCCGGTTTGTGCTGGGTCTGGTGCTGGGCTATTTATACGAGTGGAGCGGCAACATTCTGGTGCCCATGGCGGCGCACTTCACCCAAAATGCCTTTCAACTGGTGCTGCTGTATGTGCAACAGCGCCAATGGTCAGCCACCGCCTTCGACCCCGACTCAACTGATGCGCTGCCCTGGCCCTGGATGCTGCTTTCGTTGATAGTGTGCGTAGGCCTGTTGTGGCTGCTACGCCACAACATGCAGGCCCCGCGGGCCGATGGGTTACCCTCCCATATGCACACGCTCAGCAGTGGTGGCGTGGCCGTAGCCACTCCCGAGGCTCCCGCCAAGGCGCGCACTCTCAGCCACGATGGCATAGATATCACCCGAGAAAATAACTAACTAAACACAAGAAACAGGCTTAGAACTTGCTGCTAGGCCACCTCTGGCTCTCATTTGCCTGTACCACTCTCCAATTTCACAGTCCTTGCCCACCTCTCCCGCACCCACCCCGCCGCCGGCCGCTGAGCCCACTACCGGCAAGCCGCCCATGTCTAACCTGGCGCAGCGGATACTCTTTGGGGCCATTGGGGCCGTACTGCTGCTGGGCAGCGTGTGGTACAGTGCCTGGACGTTTGCTCTGTTCTTCGGGCTGGTGCAGATGCGGATGCTGTGGGAGTTCTACCGCATGATGCGCCACGCCGGGTACAAGCCCGCGGCGTTGCTGGGAGGCGCATTGAGTCTGATATTATTTACGGCCATATACTTTTTGCAAAGTGTTGGCTACCATGCCGGAGTAGCAGGCAGTATGAGCGTGCTTGAGACAAGTGATGCTCTTACCTGGCTTAACACAGTGGAGCCAGCTAAAGACTGCTTGTACACAGTGGCTTTCTTGCTGCCTACTATTTTGATCCTGAGAGAAATGTATTCTTGGCCTCGGGAAAACCACAGCATACCTCCGTTTGCAAATGTAGGCGTTGCCTTGCTGGGCATCCTGTACGTGAGTCTGCCGATGAGCTTATTGAGCGTAGTAGCGTTTAGCAACCGGGAAAGCTACGACTACCGCCGCATCTTCGCGCTGCTACTGCTGGTGTGGTCCTCTGATATTGGCGCCTACGCAGCGGGCAAGACGATGGGCAAGCATAAGCTGGCCCCGAAAATCTCGCCCGGAAAAACCTGGGAAGGTGCCGTGGGCGGCTTTCTGCTCACGCTGGTTATGGGCTGGGCGCTGGGCTACTTGCTGCCCGAACTCTCCCTGACCTACCGCCTCGTGGTGGCGGGTGTGGTAGCAGTATTCGGTCCGCTCGGTGACCTGGCCGAGTCAATGCTGAAGCGGAGCGTAGACGTGAAAGACTCCGGCCGAATCATGCCCGGCCACGGTGGCCTGCTCGACCGGTTCGATGCTTTCTTGTTTATTCTGCCGGTGCTGGCGCTCCTGCAGTTAGTGTTCAGCTAGGCCAGTAACCAGAATTGACAAAGATTTTAAAAGCCCACGGAGGTATTTCCGCGGGCTTTTTTTGTGTCTTATTGGGTAACCAGTCAGATAGTTGAAAGACTAACAGTTGTTTGGTGCTGTTTTTGCGCCTACAGTGGCTTAAAAGCAAGGTTATGGTAAAATGTACCCCGCCCGACGCGCGTTGCGTATGGCATATTCCTACTACCTTTGGCCACCTAATTTCTGCGCGCGACTAGTGGCTCCCACCGCCCTTGG from Hymenobacter taeanensis encodes:
- a CDS encoding transposase, which translates into the protein MLPPGETMLLTLRLAGSVPQKAARELHAQHIAAKQAAASAEAHRRAEKQFFAGFDALLDARTVGPDYLTKEKLAEMVAGELLMLEEQGLRVPCFVVLPNHLHAVLHLPLGQSVSLYKTVELLHQRTAAQARRLLRGQLPPEADFWQTGFHELPVLDAVELDRIRQYLLGHPQRLALPERFHDWPYVFIGDEVQE
- a CDS encoding DMT family transporter, producing the protein MPTAPAPAVTSAPGSPTVAPPPPHRTPASAWVLLIVLATIWGTSFILMKKGLVVFSALELGATRVSVAALLLLPFALKHIGKVERSRFKWLVLSGVVGTLIPAFLFAYAETRMASGLAGVLNALTAVFTLVVGAAFFGQKLTGLRVFGIGLGLAGTVVLMLLGGSGGDATPSGESNAWYGLYIVLATLGYGFSVNIIKHHFNGIPSVAITGLLLLFIGGPALAYLLLGTQFLHKLATVPGAWTAFGYIALLATMSTAVAMVLFNKLIQSSTALFAASNTYLVPIMALGWGLLDGEQFNLWHLLGMLIILVSVAIIHRAK
- the dusB gene encoding tRNA dihydrouridine synthase DusB is translated as MVHIRNIALPDFPLLLAPMEDVSDPPFRAVCKEGGADLMYTEFISSEGLIRAAAKSRQKLDVFDYERPIGIQLFGSDVETMGECARISTEAGPDLIDINYGCPVKQVACRGAGAALLRDIPKMVEMTSAVVKATHLPVTVKTRLGWDDSTKNVEDVAERLQDVGIEALTVHGRTRVQMYKGEADWDLIGRIKNNPRIKIPIFGNGDIDSPQKAVEYKNRYGVDGVMIGRAAIGYPWIFREVKHFNATGELLAPPTVEERVQACRMHFEKSLEWKGPRAGVFEMRRHYAQYFRGLEGARQWRTRLVDTNDPAEIHAIMDEIIAAEPVLVG
- a CDS encoding CPBP family intramembrane glutamic endopeptidase; amino-acid sequence: MKGFVSSRLHPAVNLVLLVVVAFVMFCLSSLLIAICSNLFFHVGLQEMGNVQQAPQSYPNGWGIMMLSQGLLLLGGVGGAAAVLAALTGHKLADYFAPRRPVPVWWALVAMALIIISLPFMSGLIDWNTHAHFPAFLHDWEVKAKAMEDKAQVITRFLTRFTSLTRFLVAVLVVAVVPAVSEELFFRGVVQRNLVQWFNSRHVGIWLAAAIFSAIHFQFFGFVPRFVLGLVLGYLYEWSGNILVPMAAHFTQNAFQLVLLYVQQRQWSATAFDPDSTDALPWPWMLLSLIVCVGLLWLLRHNMQAPRADGLPSHMHTLSSGGVAVATPEAPAKARTLSHDGIDITRENN
- a CDS encoding phosphatidate cytidylyltransferase, which codes for MPTSPAPTPPPAAEPTTGKPPMSNLAQRILFGAIGAVLLLGSVWYSAWTFALFFGLVQMRMLWEFYRMMRHAGYKPAALLGGALSLILFTAIYFLQSVGYHAGVAGSMSVLETSDALTWLNTVEPAKDCLYTVAFLLPTILILREMYSWPRENHSIPPFANVGVALLGILYVSLPMSLLSVVAFSNRESYDYRRIFALLLLVWSSDIGAYAAGKTMGKHKLAPKISPGKTWEGAVGGFLLTLVMGWALGYLLPELSLTYRLVVAGVVAVFGPLGDLAESMLKRSVDVKDSGRIMPGHGGLLDRFDAFLFILPVLALLQLVFS